The following is a genomic window from Longimicrobiaceae bacterium.
CACTCGCGATCGCGCTCGCCACCGCGGTGGGCGCCTGCGCCCCGGCCACCGGCGCGGCCGGCTCAGGCAGGGCCTCGGGCGCGGACCCGGAGAACCAGGTCCGGGTGGAGGTGAGGAACACGATCGCGCCACCCACCTCGCTCACCGTGTACGCGCTGGAATCGCCGGGGTCCACCCGCAGGCTGCTGGGGAGCGTGAACCCCGGCGGCACCGCGACCTTCTCCTTCCGGCCGCCGACCGGGGCGGGCAACTTCCGGTTCATGGGGCGCACCACCGGGGGGCAGGAGCTGTACTCGACCCCGGTGACGGTCGGGCTGGGACAGGCGGTGGTGTGGGACGTCCAGACCAACGCGGTGGTGGTGCGGTAAACGCCCCGGCCCCTCAACGGCGAAGCCCCTCCCCCGCAGCGCGGGGAGGGGCTTTTTCGTCGGGTGCTCCCCGCGTCAGGGATAGCTGCAGGTGAAGACCAGACAGCCGGGAAGGGTGAGCACGGCGGCCAGGGCCAGCCAGCGCAGCGCTTGTCTCGCGTTCATCGGGGGATCCTCCGGGTCCGGGTCGGGGCATGGTGCACGGGTGCCCCGCGGCGAGCAAGGAGCGGGCCGGGTGTCCTGGGCTACCCCGGGAATGGGGGCGGGCGGGAGTACGCGGGATTCGTCGACCCGCCGGAATCCCCCCGGGTGAACACGGCGGGCCCTCCCCGGGGGGAGGACCCGCCGTCTGGATTCACTGCCGGCCCTACTGCACGAAGATGATGAGGTCGCCGCTCAGGACGTCGATTGCAACGACCTGGCCGATGTCGACGTTGACGTCGATGTCGTTGTTGTTAAGGAAGTCCTGCAGGGTGATGTCGTTCCGGCTCAGGACCTCGATGATGGCGTTCCTCAGAACGTCGATCTGCACGTTGTTGTTGTTCAGGACGTTGTTGAGGATCCTCACCTGCTGAACGGTCAGGTTGAGGGTGTTGATGTCCACGACCCTGACGTCCACGTCCTGGATGTCGATGTTGTTGAGAGCGATGATCTGGGCGTTGATGTTGTTCAGCGCCGCGATCAGGCCGCCGAAGGCCCCCTGGGTTGCCGTCTGTCGCTGGAAGCTGGCCTCGCTCTCGGGAGCGACGAGCCCTGCACTCTGTTCGCTGCAGCCGGCGGCGGCGAACATGCCCAGGCTGAGAACGGCGGCGGGGATGAGGGTTCTGGCTCGCATGGGTACCTCCTGTACAACGTTTCGCCGGCTGAGCCGGCACGGTTGCGGTCCCGCGGAATTGCGGGATCGCCCTCCGACCACAAAAAAACGCCGCCAGCACCGACGTACGTCGGTTATGCTGGCGGCTCGGCCGGCATGGCGGCCGGGTCGGCCGCGTTAGCCCCGTAGCTCTGCGCCCCCGCCTTTCGGCGGGTTTGCTCTGAGCAGCATGTCATTACCGCACAGCCTGTTACGGCGCCGTGCGGGGGAAACTGCTGTTCGCAAGAAGCGTGCTACAAAGGCCGGACGCGGCGGGAAAAGCGCGGCAGGGGACGACCGGGGCTCGCGGCCCAGGCGTAAGCGAGGGGCGGGTGGGGGCTACGCGCTCTCCAGGTCGCCCACGAGGGAGCGCCAGGCCCGATGATAGCGGGTCAGCCGCTCGGTGTCGTCGTCCGTGACGGTGCCGGTCCGGCGGACGTCCATGTTGTCCTCCAGGTCGGCGATCTTCACGCGGCGGGCCACGGGGTGGGCGGCGGCGCGGCGCACGAACTCGTCGTAGTCCTCGCCCTCGCGCCGGGTGAGGTGGTCCACGGCCGTCACGACGTCCTCGGGGAAGCCCTCGGCACGGAGGTCGTCCAGCGTCCAGTCGGTGTCCTCCACCACGTCGTGCAGCACGGCGACGATCTTCTCGGCGTCGGTCTCCACGCGGAACATCATCCGCAGGGGGTGCAGAATGTACGGCGCGCCGGCTCTGTCTTTCTGGCCC
Proteins encoded in this region:
- a CDS encoding HD domain-containing protein, with product MTASLEDAIALAVEAHRGQKDRAGAPYILHPLRMMFRVETDAEKIVAVLHDVVEDTDWTLDDLRAEGFPEDVVTAVDHLTRREGEDYDEFVRRAAAHPVARRVKIADLEDNMDVRRTGTVTDDDTERLTRYHRAWRSLVGDLESA